In the genome of Stomoxys calcitrans chromosome 4, idStoCalc2.1, whole genome shotgun sequence, the window ttccacttcacgagccactgcaagtgcattttttATCAATCTTGCAACaaatttgcacaacgttttccccgacgactaacgcattatctgagaagtttgctcaaaatcgattcagaatttgatatagctcccatatatatgtttgtcaggttttgggttatttgcaataatgttgttatttgtgaACCTTAGTTAttaaagtttgaacatatttgctcaaaatttgatacggattgtttaattacCCATCCGAAAACATCAACTTGTATGGTAGGTGTTGGGTATTACATAGTcggccgacttttgcccttccttacggGTTTTTGAAATGACATTTTGATGACGATATGGCGGATTGCagcatatgatttgtggttgttgtacaaatgagaccaccttcaaTAGTTTCGCAATGCCCTAGTATTATAAGCTGATTTCTAAACACTGTTTAATCTTTACCATTCGTGCGTATGAGTATTATAGAAAATAATTCGTGTTACTCATTCGCAATGGAATGACACACGTAAATGAACGAACGACatgaacaaaaatatttaaaaaaactcGCTATAAAATCCATTTCTCTGCAGAACGACATGTACAAACACAAACCCAATTTATAAATGTGTAATCATTTTCATCGTAAAACCTATGTACAACTGCAGATGAAATGTCTGCATAAACATAAATGTTATTGTTTTGGAATTAAAACATTTGTCTAACGGTTTTCAATTTAAAGGGCTGTATGCATCTCTGTCGCAATTTTCGCTACCAAaggaaatgcattgacatatccaaagcgaaattttcgttaccaataccgttatcgaaaatttcgcttgcaggtacgcagcttaaatgaaattttctttgcgtaacagggtgacatacgaggcattggatatttttttttgcaattacgAATGAAAATATGTGCTTTAATAGGCTCATGCAACATGTattaaagttatttgcaaataaaaactatttattttgtACCAAAAAGATTAAAATTCGGTCAAAATTATAAACAGATGTTTGTAGCCATCTTTTATTCTATACAATTATATTTTATCGACGACATAAATGTCGtggctgcaaccgaaaatttcgctaggGGTGCATACCCAGCTTAAATTCAATGTAATATTCTGTCGATTGAAAGTTATCGATATTTTTGTAAAAGCGATTattgttataatattcaacTGTTTCGAATAACGTTTTCTTTTTTAGGTGCAGTAtaagatttttcacttaagagGCCAGAAAAGAATCTTTGACCCCGTTTCTGCGCAAGtaactttaaaattttacatcaaCTTTTCCATCTTTTCCGTTGGGTTAGCCTAGGATAATAAAAAAAGCAATGACGAATTAATAGATATGTCTTCCGATTTCAACCGATGATCCAGTGTCTGTTTCCATTTTTAATCTTCTTGCCACAAAAAGACGGTCCTCCTCTTTTTTCGATATACCTTCATTACAGTACAAATTGCTGCAGAGTTCTCTGCATGTTCCATTGTCAGCCCTACGGTACAAATGGTCGGCATGGTGGGTTCCTTGCTGGAAGTTTCTGGGTTTCAAGCATAGACTTTTAAGGGCTTTTCAACGTGCGGTAGTATTATCTGAACAAGAAGTAATTTCTACATGAAGTTTGATAAGACAATTGGTATGTCCGATCGTACACTTCTAACGCAGACGAGAGTAAACCTTTGCTGCTATGAGGAAATGATTCGAATCCAAAATTACAACATGTCTTGTCAGATTGCCTTACAGATATTTAGTTTGGAATTCTGGTAAAGCTCATTAccgtattttttaatttttctctaggTTTTTACTTATTTCTAGCATACCTGCCCACGTTGTTTAAGAGTAACTGAGTTAGCAGGGTGTTCCGaataccagtgcaggggtcgtgggtttgaTTCCCATCAGAGGCTTTGGTCTAAtgcttctgtggtatcacaattgacTAAAATTGTCTGAGTTTGTTTAAAGTCTGCCACTCTATCTTAAACTACATGCTCACGTACGCACACCCACACAATTTTCTTGTATGTGTTGACAacaatgtcatatttgtaaatCATCTCTATgccaagatggcggattgcaccgtatgactttttttttgctgctgaCAAAAAAGGAATCCTTATAAATGAGCAATGTTGAATGACGAGCAACAAGCTTTCTGCACAGAAGTAAACATTCATTCTAACCTGCAACCAAGACCTTAACAAAGAGATCGAATATATTTTAGAAGGCAATTTTGTTAGAGCCAGAAGAAAGTAAAACACATTGAATTGTCTCCACCATAACCGTTTATTGTTAAAATCCTTTGAGATTATGTAGCAACATTATGGCATGGATggtatttttttcctttaataaacaaaaaatatatgacTTGGGGTTAGTGAGGACATGGAGTAGAAATTGAAATCATCAGAAGAAATGTGTACTCGtgcaaatagaaaaaattagtgGTGAATAAAAATGCGTGATAAAAAATGCCAAAGAAGGTTGTCTAAGAAGAGTTTTTCTGGGGGCCCTTCTGGGGAGCTTTAGATGGAGAAGCTTGCTTGGCTTTGTCAGCTGGTTTTGGCGCATTTGCTTGTTTTGGTTGCTGTTGTGCTGCATTCGGTTGTCCCTTCTTGGCTCCTCCAGCGTTGGGTTGATTTGGAGCTGGCTTTGGGCCGCTGTTATTTGGTTTTGGATTGTTTGGCTTTTGTTGAGCTGGTTTTTGCTGTGCTGCGGCAGGTGGATTTGGTGTTGGCTGTTTCTTCTGAGCATCTGGTTTTGCATCATTGCTGGGTGTTTGTGGTGTTTGATTGGCTGCAGGTTCTTTCTTTTGGGCATCATTTTTAGTTTCATTTGTTTTTGCAGGCGCCGCTTCAGTCGGAGTTAACGGCTTATTGGCGGTCTCAGTGGTGGGTGTTGTGGGTGGTGTATTTGCTGGCGATTGATTGGCATTGGGTTTCTTTCCTTGTTGGCCGCCTTGCTTTTGCTGAGGGACAGGTTTATTAGCATTTGCCTTATTATCCTTGGGTGGACTTTGCTTTCCTTGCTGATTTTGTTTAGGAGGAGCCTGGCCTTGCTTTCCTTGTTTTGCTTGTGGTTGAGGTTGAGGTGATTTCGGTGCACTGGCATTTTTGCCcggggcatcttccttctttgcAGCTGGAGCAGGTGCAGCAACAGAGGCTGGAGCGGCAGTTGGGGCGGGTACCGGCGCTGGAGCTGAAGCAGGTGCGGCAGTTGGTGTAGGTTCCGCCGCTGGAGCAGGAGCTGGTGTCGCAGCTGGAGCAGGTGTAGCAGAAGGTGCCGCAGCTGGAGCAGGTGCAGTAGCTGGAGCAGGTGCTGCAGCTGGAGCAGGTGCTGCAGCTGGAGCAGGTGCTGCAGCTGGAGCAGGTGCTGCAGCTGGAGCAGGTGCTGCAGCTGGAGCAGGTGCTGCAGCTGGAGCAGGTGCTGCAGCTGGAGCAGGTGATGCAGTTGGAGCAGGTGCTGCTACGGGAGCAGGAGCTGCTGCGGGAGCTGGTGCTGCTGCGGGAGCTGGTGCTGCTGCGGAAGCAGGTGCTGCAGCGGGAGCTGGTGTTGCTGCTGGAGCAGGTGCTGCTGCGGGAGCAGGTGCTGCTGCGGGAGCAGGTGCTGCTGCGGGAGCTTGTGCTGCTGCGGGAGCTTGTCCTGCTGCGGGAGCTTGTCCTGCTGCGGGAGCAGGTGCTGCTGCGGGAGCAGGAGCTGCTGCGGGAGCTGGTGCTGCTGCGGGAGCTGGTGCTGCTGCGGAAGCTGGTGCTGCTGCGGGAGCTGGTGCTGCTGCGGGAGCTGGTGCTGCTGCGGGAGTAATTGCTGCAGTGGTACTTTCTGCTGGTTTCTGGGGTATTTTGGCAACTTCATTGGTTGCAGCCGCAATCACTTCGTCAACTTTAGCACTTGCATTTGCCACCAAGTCTACGGGAACTTCCGCAACCTTTTCCTTTGTCTTAGTTTCCTGTGGTTTCTCCGACTTAGCTTCAGGTTTTGGTGGTTGAGGAGATGCGGCCTTCTTCATATCCTTTGGCTGAGGTGATGGAGCCTTTTGTTGCTGCTGGACATTCAATTGTTGTTTAGCTGCATCTTGTGGGGCAGGAGATTGAGGTGCAGCGGCTTGGGGTTGCTGAGCTTCTTTCTTTACCTCTGGCACTTTTGTTGGCTGAGGGgtggattgttgttgttgaggcGCAGCCTTCACCTCAGCCTTTGGTTCCGCGGCGGCAGCGGCTGGTTTTGCTGCTTCTTGTCCAGTTTTTTTATCATTTGGCTTATCTTGTTTcgcttgctgttgctgctgttgattTCCCTTTTTACCACCCTCCTTAGCACCTTTCGATTCTTGTGATTCTTTTGGTTTAGCCGGTCCCTCATTTTGCTTTTTCTCTACTGCTGGGGCGGCGTTGGCGACACTAGTCTCTTGTTTATTGGTTTTGTCATTTTTCGCttgtggtttttgttgtttgttgttttcattCTTTGGCGATTCGGGTTTATTTTTAGCTGCCCCATTGGCCGACTGtttgttttgctgttttttcCCCTTTTTATCCGACTTATCGTCGTTCTTTGCAGCAGAAGAAGTTTCAGCTTTGGGTGCATCGACTTTAGATTCTGCTCCCTCCTTGGGCTTTGCCTGATCGGGTTGACCCTTCGATTTGGGCGCGTTGGCTTCATCCATTTTGGCAACCTCTTCGAAATCATTTACCAACATGGGAACCTCATCTTCTTCGGCGACATTTTCCAAAGTGGGGCCGGATCCAGACTTAGCCTGCTGACCAGACATGGTGTTGGCAAACATACGCAACTGCATGACTGTATCTTGGCCTAACTGGGGAAGAATTTCCGGTAACATTTCCACGATTTTCTTGGTTTCGCCATGGCCGGTTACGGCAAATGTGTTAGCCGATAAAGAGGCTTGGGCCTTGGGATTGTTAAAATGAATCACCGTTAGGTCATCCTTGATGATGTTAACCTCCTCAATGCCGGGTATGGTGCTGACGGACAATTTCTTTAAAGAACTTTGCAATTTCTTATCATCCGTGGCGGCAGATTGATGCATAACCTTCTTCTTACGGCGTGGGGTACCTTTGCCACCTATCCGCACTTGGGACTGTAATCGACGGAGTTTTTCGGCGTTCATCTTGCTGGAAAGGAGAGAAAAGACAAATAATGTATGAAAAGAAGAACTTTTTTTGGCTGATTACGACGATTGGATCACCGCAGGTGATGGCATAATAGGACAGGAGAATTCATATTTTTCTGTACCGCCTCGTGCAACGACAACTCTGtagttatataaaaacaaagttcACCACCATTAGCCAGCCGCTCACCTCTCGCTCTCTGTGTAGATATGAGGTTTGTGCAACTACGTGATGCTGCACGAGCAGCAAAAAACTCCTCGTTTGAATcgaaaaaaatgaataaaattccACGAACTTAGCAACGCGGTCTGTCTGCCCGTATCTCTATAAAGTATCTATATATAAAGTGTTCTGTAGCAGAATTCCTGCTATTCGAGTCGACAACGTGTACGCGGACAACTATTGGACGAGGAACAAGCGAAATGGTCAAAAAGTACACAAAAATCACTCTATAACGTCTCACACATGCACTTTGCTTTGGGCATATAAATAAACTTGCGACAGTCTTTTTCT includes:
- the LOC106091282 gene encoding nascent polypeptide-associated complex subunit alpha, muscle-specific form, translating into MNAEKLRRLQSQVRIGGKGTPRRKKKVMHQSAATDDKKLQSSLKKLSVSTIPGIEEVNIIKDDLTVIHFNNPKAQASLSANTFAVTGHGETKKIVEMLPEILPQLGQDTVMQLRMFANTMSGQQAKSGSGPTLENVAEEDEVPMLVNDFEEVAKMDEANAPKSKGQPDQAKPKEGAESKVDAPKAETSSAAKNDDKSDKKGKKQQNKQSANGAAKNKPESPKNENNKQQKPQAKNDKTNKQETSVANAAPAVEKKQNEGPAKPKESQESKGAKEGGKKGNQQQQQQAKQDKPNDKKTGQEAAKPAAAAAEPKAEVKAAPQQQQSTPQPTKVPEVKKEAQQPQAAAPQSPAPQDAAKQQLNVQQQQKAPSPQPKDMKKAASPQPPKPEAKSEKPQETKTKEKVAEVPVDLVANASAKVDEVIAAATNEVAKIPQKPAESTTAAITPAAAPAPAAAPAPAAAPASAAAPAPAAAPAPAAAPAPAAAPAPAAGQAPAAGQAPAAAQAPAAAPAPAAAPAPAAAPAPAATPAPAAAPASAAAPAPAAAPAPAAAPAPVAAPAPTASPAPAAAPAPAAAPAPAAAPAPAAAPAPAAAPAPAAAPAPAAAPAPATAPAPAAAPSATPAPAATPAPAPAAEPTPTAAPASAPAPVPAPTAAPASVAAPAPAAKKEDAPGKNASAPKSPQPQPQAKQGKQGQAPPKQNQQGKQSPPKDNKANANKPVPQQKQGGQQGKKPNANQSPANTPPTTPTTETANKPLTPTEAAPAKTNETKNDAQKKEPAANQTPQTPSNDAKPDAQKKQPTPNPPAAAQQKPAQQKPNNPKPNNSGPKPAPNQPNAGGAKKGQPNAAQQQPKQANAPKPADKAKQASPSKAPQKGPQKNSS